CGCGCTTTTTTTGCCGAACAGGCGCAATTTTCCTCCTTATTTTTTTTCCTCGTAAATATCGTGTTTCAGCGCCTCAAACGCCCCCGCGATATTGGTGGACATCTCCAGCTTAAACGCCAGGAACCACATCATGAAAACGCCGAGGATCCACCACACGATCTGCCAGATCCAGATGGGAGACATACCCATGAACCATGCGGAGGGGTTGGAGGGATCTCCGAAAAAGGAGTTGCCCAGCACGCATCCGGGTCCGATGGCAAAGAAAAACCACAGAAGGGTGAAAATCCATCCCAGTTTGATGAGGGGTTTTTTGTCCTCAGGCAAAGACGCATGCTCGCGGATGAAGTTGTGATAGGACATTTTTCGATCCATCTCATCCTTGTCGGGCTGGGTGAAAAAGCTGATGAGGATGGCGATGGGAAGGTTGAAAAGAATGCCCCATCCGGCGCAGTGAATGGTCAAGGGATACGCGCCCCAGGGAAGACCGAATTTAAACTTGAATGTCAAGGTCACCGCGATGATGCCGCAGATCAGTCCGGCCACGATCCCCTGCCGGGTGAGCCAGGGCCAGTAAAGGGTTCCGATCAAAGCCGGGTACATCATAAATCCGTAGGACACCGCAAGACCCCCCAGCATGACGATGGCGCCGGGGACAAAGGTGGCGAAAATCAAAGCGGAGACCACCACCATGAGAACCATGAACCGGCCCCACTGGGTCTGCTGAATTTCGGTCATGTCCTTGCGAATATATTTTTTCACGATATCCCGGGTGAGCATGCCGCTGGCCGTGGACATGTAGGCCGCGCCGGTGGACTGCATGGCCGCCAGCGCGCAGATGGCCAGGATGCCGACGGCGAAGGGGGCCGCGTCCTTCATGAGATGGATCAGGTACGGCACCAGGTTGGCCTGTTTTCCGCCGATGAGATCGGCCATGGGAAGAATGGTTTCGGTCGCTCCGGCGGGCTTGAACATCGCCAGCACCCATCCGCCCATTCCCTGGAGAGCGGTGAAAACAAACAGGGCGAAGCCGATTCCCAGGCTGGACGCCCACACCTGCTGAAGGGGGAAGGGTTTCGGGTCTTTATTCGCGAATCC
This sequence is a window from Candidatus Desulfarcum epimagneticum. Protein-coding genes within it:
- a CDS encoding Sodium:solute symporter, with the translated sequence MGTHVYWLFFFVLLYWSYCITIGVKGYLAAKTGADYFIAGRQLNIWVFVLAATATSFSGWTFVGHPALVWRDGLPYAYASFYAITIPFTGVLFLKRQWLLGKRYGYVTPGEMYSDYYKSEWMRILTVIVALFFSIPYLGIQLRASGVLFNILTDGLFSVTVGMWLLAVVVLVYVSLGGLRSVAYVDTLQCILLWAGICALGIISVNFAGGWSELTGKFGDIVAWIQSGGSEVPRWADPEAVKTVLQHKSAVFKITPGGNSHLISVPGVIQWVPAGGKAVGGAWTGVMILTYMFALMGIHASPAFSMWGFANKDPKPFPLQQVWASSLGIGFALFVFTALQGMGGWVLAMFKPAGATETILPMADLIGGKQANLVPYLIHLMKDAAPFAVGILAICALAAMQSTGAAYMSTASGMLTRDIVKKYIRKDMTEIQQTQWGRFMVLMVVVSALIFATFVPGAIVMLGGLAVSYGFMMYPALIGTLYWPWLTRQGIVAGLICGIIAVTLTFKFKFGLPWGAYPLTIHCAGWGILFNLPIAILISFFTQPDKDEMDRKMSYHNFIREHASLPEDKKPLIKLGWIFTLLWFFFAIGPGCVLGNSFFGDPSNPSAWFMGMSPIWIWQIVWWILGVFMMWFLAFKLEMSTNIAGAFEALKHDIYEEKK